One genomic region from Euzebya tangerina encodes:
- a CDS encoding GntR family transcriptional regulator — MSDRVTTDDRVSLDASADIPLWQQVLTDLEARLDAGEFTTRFPTDRELVERYGTSRHTVREAVRHLKARGVIERERGRGSVVTAPSGIAQPMGALYNLFQTVEEAGYEQRSRVLALDLRADARAAERFGLEPGTPLVHLERLRLMDDDPLALDTAWITPDIGRPLLDADFEHTSLYDELAARTGVRPTGGFESLSAVMPDAATREVLCLEADEAVMRINRLTSHAGRTIEWRLTLLRTSRLALVTAWPDQTGLAGQVVTPSD; from the coding sequence ATGAGCGACCGCGTGACCACGGACGACCGGGTGTCGCTGGACGCCAGCGCCGACATCCCCCTGTGGCAACAGGTCCTCACCGATCTCGAAGCACGGCTCGACGCCGGCGAGTTCACCACGCGGTTCCCGACCGATCGTGAGCTGGTCGAGCGGTACGGCACCTCCCGGCACACGGTGCGCGAAGCCGTCCGGCACCTGAAGGCTCGTGGTGTCATCGAGCGGGAGCGCGGCCGCGGCAGCGTCGTCACCGCGCCGTCAGGCATCGCCCAGCCCATGGGAGCCCTCTACAACCTCTTCCAGACCGTCGAGGAGGCCGGGTACGAGCAACGCAGCCGCGTTCTGGCGCTGGACCTCCGAGCCGACGCCCGTGCCGCCGAACGGTTCGGCCTGGAGCCGGGGACACCTCTGGTCCACCTCGAACGGCTCCGCCTGATGGACGACGACCCGTTGGCCCTGGACACCGCCTGGATCACTCCTGACATCGGCCGTCCGCTGCTCGACGCGGACTTCGAGCACACGTCGCTGTACGACGAGTTGGCGGCTCGCACGGGTGTCCGTCCGACTGGCGGGTTCGAGAGCCTGAGCGCCGTCATGCCCGACGCCGCCACGCGCGAGGTGCTCTGCCTGGAGGCTGACGAGGCCGTGATGCGCATCAACCGCCTCACCAGCCACGCAGGTCGGACGATCGAGTGGCGCCTGACGCTGCTCCGGACCTCACGCCTGGCCTTGGTCACGGCTTGGCCGGACCAGACGGGACTGGCCGGTCAGGTCGTCACACCCTCCGACTGA
- a CDS encoding MBL fold metallo-hydrolase encodes MKIESFRTPGLGDQTYLMIHEGSAVLVDPQRDIDRFLAVAEAADVQVRFILETHLHNDYISGGVDAARRTGAELVLPAAAAPAYDHTAAYHLEDLEGPGFGIRPIHTPGHTPEHTSYVVLIDDAPVAVFSGGSLLVGSAGRPDLLGMARARSLGKLQHRSVNRLAELPDAVELLPTHGAGSFCTISGAGQYTSTIGEEKVSNPVLQTESPEALADLLLAQPMPVPAFYRYMGPSNTFGVPERRTDGVPAMTVAALQTLPADTAVVDIRPRAEQAAGYLEGSLTVELTDDFGSWTAWLTEHLAGHDAPLVLVARSGDEESVREAATQLAQVGMDDLRGVITDLTDAALATFSLVDVDQARALLDDGAQVLDVRQPNEHADTPLGGAVERFLPDLAEHGTPAAIDTSAPVLIVCGSGRRASIAASLVARDGHRPIVLSGAGAPDLEPATTS; translated from the coding sequence ATGAAGATCGAGTCCTTCCGCACTCCCGGTCTGGGTGACCAGACCTACCTGATGATCCACGAGGGATCGGCCGTTCTCGTCGACCCGCAGCGTGACATCGACCGGTTCCTGGCCGTTGCCGAGGCCGCGGACGTCCAGGTCCGCTTCATCCTGGAGACCCACCTGCACAACGACTACATCTCCGGTGGCGTCGACGCCGCTCGCCGAACCGGGGCGGAGCTGGTCCTCCCGGCCGCTGCTGCGCCGGCCTACGACCACACCGCCGCCTACCACCTGGAGGATCTGGAGGGTCCCGGCTTCGGCATCCGGCCGATCCACACGCCGGGTCACACACCGGAGCACACCAGCTACGTCGTCCTCATCGATGATGCGCCGGTGGCGGTGTTCAGCGGCGGAAGCCTGCTGGTCGGGTCCGCCGGCCGACCCGACCTGCTCGGCATGGCCCGCGCTCGCTCGCTCGGCAAGCTCCAGCACCGCTCGGTCAACCGGCTGGCCGAACTGCCGGACGCGGTGGAGCTGCTACCCACGCACGGTGCCGGCTCGTTCTGCACCATCAGTGGCGCCGGCCAGTACACCTCGACGATCGGCGAGGAGAAGGTCAGCAACCCGGTGCTGCAGACGGAGAGCCCCGAGGCGTTGGCCGATCTGCTGCTCGCCCAGCCGATGCCCGTCCCGGCCTTCTACCGGTACATGGGTCCGTCCAACACCTTCGGCGTCCCCGAGCGGCGAACCGATGGCGTCCCCGCGATGACGGTCGCGGCCCTGCAGACCCTCCCCGCTGACACCGCCGTCGTGGACATCCGACCACGGGCTGAGCAGGCTGCCGGCTACCTCGAGGGATCCCTGACGGTGGAGCTGACCGACGACTTCGGCTCGTGGACCGCCTGGCTCACCGAACACCTCGCCGGTCACGACGCCCCCCTCGTCCTGGTCGCGCGGTCTGGGGACGAGGAGTCAGTCCGCGAGGCAGCCACGCAGCTGGCGCAGGTCGGCATGGACGACCTCCGCGGGGTCATCACCGACCTGACCGACGCCGCCCTGGCCACCTTCAGCCTGGTCGACGTCGACCAGGCCCGGGCACTGCTCGACGACGGCGCCCAGGTCCTCGACGTCCGCCAGCCCAATGAGCACGCCGACACGCCCCTCGGCGGAGCTGTGGAGCGCTTCCTGCCCGACTTGGCCGAGCACGGGACCCCAGCGGCCATCGACACCTCTGCCCCGGTCCTCATCGTGTGCGGCTCTGGCCGTCGAGCCTCCATCGCCGCGTCCCTGGTGGCGCGAGACGGCCACCGCCCCATCGTCCTCTCGGGTGCTGGTGCACCCGACCTCGAACCCGCCACCACGTCCTAG
- a CDS encoding Zn-ribbon domain-containing OB-fold protein has product MTGADGMALVDAGLALPTCRPSGRGGRTAAAAYDEDVVTLGAMAVLDVLERASAQPTALLLATTSSPLAEGGVAQEIAELTGLAGPALHVAEHGGTVAAGLGVLPHAAGVLATVGGPVVVVAAEDRRDARERPLGAGAICLVLDHTGTAGRLRWVASSAELVRDQWRPWDERGIRDGDRALAGAGASPPRPDQPETVISAGPRSPRLDGAGVLGCAAPLTAGLLAAADANPDDVVRLVSRAGGVQHTVDLTVGRTTGVVGKRIQAVLDAGIDRPPPRAAGTAGFEPFTSGPRAWRERGQDLRLEAQRDRRTGETIFPAVPGSAGRELDQVLLSRTGRVLTMTTDRVYPYGGPVQMVVVELDDGGRFYGQAVPEAPPLEIDDPVHLVPRTLYTVDGLAQRYWKVAPATVEASG; this is encoded by the coding sequence ATGACAGGCGCGGACGGCATGGCGCTGGTCGACGCGGGTCTGGCGCTTCCGACGTGTCGTCCGTCCGGGCGTGGTGGCCGGACCGCAGCCGCCGCGTACGACGAGGACGTCGTCACGCTCGGTGCGATGGCGGTCCTGGACGTGCTGGAGCGAGCGTCCGCCCAGCCGACCGCGCTCCTGCTCGCCACGACCTCCTCCCCGTTGGCGGAGGGCGGCGTGGCCCAGGAGATCGCCGAGCTCACCGGTCTCGCCGGCCCGGCCCTGCACGTGGCCGAACACGGGGGCACCGTCGCCGCCGGCTTGGGAGTCCTCCCCCACGCCGCTGGGGTCCTGGCGACCGTGGGCGGTCCGGTCGTGGTCGTCGCCGCCGAGGATCGGCGGGATGCCCGGGAACGACCCCTCGGCGCAGGGGCGATCTGCCTGGTCCTCGATCACACGGGTACGGCGGGGAGGCTGCGCTGGGTCGCCTCCTCGGCTGAGCTGGTCCGTGATCAGTGGCGACCCTGGGACGAGCGGGGCATCCGGGATGGCGACCGGGCGTTGGCGGGTGCCGGTGCGAGCCCCCCGCGGCCCGACCAGCCCGAGACCGTCATCAGCGCCGGGCCCCGCAGCCCGCGACTGGACGGCGCCGGCGTGCTCGGATGCGCCGCGCCGCTGACTGCCGGCCTCCTGGCCGCTGCTGACGCCAACCCCGACGACGTCGTGCGACTGGTCAGCCGGGCCGGCGGCGTCCAGCACACCGTCGACCTGACGGTCGGTCGGACGACCGGTGTGGTTGGCAAGCGCATCCAGGCGGTCCTCGACGCTGGCATCGACCGTCCGCCACCCAGGGCGGCCGGGACGGCGGGGTTCGAGCCCTTCACCTCCGGCCCTCGCGCCTGGCGCGAGCGCGGACAGGACCTGCGGTTGGAGGCCCAACGGGACCGCCGGACGGGTGAGACGATCTTCCCAGCCGTCCCGGGCAGCGCCGGCCGGGAACTGGACCAGGTACTGCTGAGCCGAACGGGCCGCGTCCTGACCATGACCACCGACCGGGTCTACCCCTACGGCGGTCCAGTCCAGATGGTGGTGGTGGAGCTGGACGACGGCGGCCGCTTCTACGGTCAGGCTGTGCCCGAAGCGCCACCACTGGAGATCGACGATCCGGTGCACCTGGTGCCTCGCACCCTCTACACCGTGGACGGGCTGGCCCAGCGGTACTGGAAGGTCGCGCCCGCCACTGTGGAGGCGTCTGGGTAG
- a CDS encoding MFS transporter has product MATRTTLAPQVWNVVLARLVSSAGAEAAFFIGLWGKAAFVFDGTPTELAVMSAVIGTGAIVGSLVGGALVDRFDARRMVIVTEFVVVPSSLALILADDMTSLIAIGFVSWMAGSALETAITSLPPVMVGPDQLEQANARLEGANWLALVIGPGVGALLAGAFSINSVFILDALTSLAAIAMVLRVHLDPRLAASESSSGSGLSEITEGLRYAWRTPPVRLTLYLQSLVGVAFGVFIAPEPLFFRDVLGTGVEAIGYVNVVFGVGLFAGSVILERSHGRWTSFRGNILLSSAAGVGAMVYTGTASLVWVVVGAVLWSVPLGMSLPMSRTLAQRGSAPAYVGRVMGAFGMVAAGAGIVPVIFAPALAAALGVQLVLVLSGAAAAVFSPLAWRAARRLDEDGVGAPLSPLPVQ; this is encoded by the coding sequence ATGGCAACCAGGACGACACTGGCGCCACAGGTCTGGAACGTCGTACTGGCTCGATTGGTGTCGAGTGCGGGGGCGGAGGCAGCGTTCTTCATCGGCCTGTGGGGCAAGGCCGCGTTCGTCTTCGACGGAACGCCCACCGAGCTCGCCGTCATGAGTGCCGTGATCGGCACCGGTGCGATCGTCGGCAGCCTCGTCGGCGGGGCGTTGGTCGACCGGTTCGACGCGCGGCGGATGGTCATCGTCACCGAGTTCGTCGTGGTCCCCTCCTCGCTCGCCCTGATCCTGGCCGACGACATGACATCGCTCATCGCGATCGGATTCGTGTCGTGGATGGCCGGGTCCGCGCTCGAGACCGCCATCACCTCGTTGCCGCCGGTCATGGTGGGCCCGGACCAGCTCGAGCAAGCGAACGCTCGGCTTGAGGGCGCGAACTGGCTGGCGCTCGTGATCGGGCCCGGTGTCGGCGCGCTCCTGGCTGGCGCCTTCTCGATCAACAGCGTCTTCATCCTCGACGCGCTCACGTCCCTTGCGGCCATCGCGATGGTGCTCCGCGTCCACCTGGACCCCCGACTCGCCGCGAGCGAGTCGTCCAGCGGATCGGGTCTGTCCGAGATCACCGAGGGCCTCCGGTACGCGTGGCGCACGCCGCCGGTGCGGCTGACGCTGTACCTGCAGTCCTTGGTCGGCGTGGCGTTCGGCGTGTTCATCGCCCCGGAGCCGCTCTTCTTCCGGGACGTGCTCGGCACCGGCGTGGAGGCGATCGGGTACGTCAACGTCGTGTTCGGCGTCGGCCTGTTCGCGGGCTCCGTGATCCTGGAGCGGAGCCACGGACGCTGGACCAGCTTCCGCGGCAACATCCTGCTGTCCTCGGCCGCCGGAGTCGGCGCGATGGTCTACACCGGCACCGCGTCGCTGGTGTGGGTTGTGGTGGGCGCCGTGCTGTGGTCGGTGCCGCTGGGGATGTCACTGCCCATGAGCCGGACCCTGGCCCAGCGAGGGAGCGCCCCGGCCTACGTCGGCCGGGTGATGGGTGCCTTCGGCATGGTGGCGGCTGGCGCCGGCATCGTCCCGGTGATCTTCGCGCCGGCGCTGGCCGCCGCCCTTGGGGTCCAGTTGGTACTGGTGCTCTCCGGCGCGGCGGCGGCTGTCTTCAGTCCGTTGGCCTGGCGTGCTGCTCGCCGGCTGGACGAGGACGGGGTGGGCGCGCCGCTCTCCCCACTCCCGGTCCAGTAG
- a CDS encoding MFS transporter, with amino-acid sequence MPSPHAVEADLPSERRVATLLGTLVALTVVGSSAVAVAIPVVREELDLTVSDSAWIFAVFQLTFAVATATFGRVADLVGLRRPLVIGITMMTIGSIMVGAAPGFGVLLAGRVIQGIGAGAVPVLANGIVGTRFTGEARTAIYASITAVVSAVSGSGPVIGGGMEALLGWRWVFAVPALGILLIPSILPLAPSDRGQGSFDGIGAATSALGITGFLLLLQAPSAGGVVGAVGALLLLTMGPAAAWWIRREPEGFIPQSVVGNAVIARCAGVAALCLAGYFGALFATPVMIADAFGWQPLQIGLALLPAAALGAIGSRVAGALTGRFGHFRVAGTAAAISTSTILIASAGNHVLPLIVLGLAGGSIGFSGAQVAMTDRVTTAAPEGTLGVTLGVYNMLQFAGGAAGSALIGGLSDLVSLEVALACSAVLPATGAWLAVSGHRAGVATQRALAEAGS; translated from the coding sequence GTGCCGTCACCCCACGCCGTCGAAGCGGATCTGCCATCCGAGCGCCGCGTCGCCACCCTGCTCGGCACCCTCGTCGCACTGACGGTCGTCGGATCCAGTGCGGTCGCGGTTGCGATCCCGGTTGTCCGGGAGGAACTGGATCTGACGGTCAGCGACTCGGCGTGGATCTTCGCCGTGTTCCAGTTGACGTTCGCGGTGGCGACGGCCACGTTCGGCAGGGTGGCCGACCTGGTCGGGCTGCGCCGTCCCCTCGTCATCGGCATCACGATGATGACGATCGGCTCGATCATGGTCGGTGCCGCGCCAGGGTTCGGGGTGCTGCTGGCCGGGCGGGTGATCCAGGGCATCGGCGCCGGGGCCGTCCCCGTGCTCGCCAACGGCATCGTCGGAACTCGGTTCACCGGTGAGGCGCGAACGGCGATCTACGCCTCGATCACAGCCGTCGTCTCGGCGGTCAGCGGCTCCGGGCCTGTCATCGGTGGCGGGATGGAGGCCCTGCTGGGCTGGCGCTGGGTCTTCGCCGTTCCCGCGCTCGGCATCCTCCTGATCCCCTCGATCCTCCCTCTGGCCCCCAGCGACCGCGGACAGGGGAGCTTCGACGGGATCGGGGCCGCCACGTCGGCGCTGGGGATCACCGGGTTCCTCCTGCTGCTCCAAGCCCCCTCGGCTGGTGGGGTGGTGGGTGCCGTCGGTGCCCTGCTGCTGCTGACGATGGGGCCGGCGGCCGCGTGGTGGATCCGTCGTGAGCCCGAGGGGTTCATCCCACAGTCCGTCGTCGGGAACGCGGTCATCGCACGGTGTGCCGGCGTCGCCGCCCTCTGCCTGGCGGGGTACTTCGGTGCCCTCTTCGCAACACCGGTCATGATCGCCGATGCCTTCGGGTGGCAACCCCTGCAGATCGGCTTGGCGCTCCTGCCCGCGGCGGCGTTGGGGGCCATCGGCTCGCGGGTGGCGGGAGCGCTGACCGGCCGGTTCGGCCACTTCCGGGTCGCGGGGACGGCGGCAGCGATCTCCACCTCCACCATCCTGATCGCCTCGGCCGGCAACCACGTCCTCCCGCTCATCGTGTTGGGCCTTGCCGGCGGGTCGATCGGGTTCAGCGGTGCGCAGGTGGCCATGACGGATCGGGTGACCACGGCCGCGCCGGAGGGGACCCTCGGCGTCACGCTCGGCGTCTACAACATGCTCCAGTTCGCCGGGGGTGCGGCAGGATCGGCCCTCATCGGGGGCTTGAGTGATCTGGTGTCCCTGGAGGTGGCGCTCGCCTGCAGTGCCGTGCTGCCTGCGACCGGTGCGTGGCTGGCCGTCTCGGGCCATCGGGCTGGCGTCGCCACCCAGCGCGCTCTGGCGGAGGCCGGTTCGTAA
- a CDS encoding GGDEF domain-containing protein, which translates to MPIITAMMPLHHLVGLRRERRQGDNDRRRAGVATDRRRSGTATRVLAPQAQSQVLLRSAKGLAFVALLVLTPFTVNNFLEGRLLLGLGSGLIVAHLAFNAWTITRHDRYHHGATLVILVPALIFFLHQSVIIQGVIGILWCFPAAVSFFFMLPCRQAALANLALIGVVVPTATATLDPSIALRFAATLMLVVLFTGTFVKLLMTQEEELRNQAVTDPMTGLLNRSLLTSTLTEAIERRDRRDDQMTLLALDIDHFKRINDSAGHDVGDAVIQDVAAVLREGVRDTDSAFRIGGEEFVILMPATGPEGGTVVGERLRSRIEAETADARFPVTISVGIAGVVDRDTPEGWLKRTDEGLYEAKSQGRNRVVVAEPVAV; encoded by the coding sequence GTGCCGATCATCACTGCGATGATGCCGCTCCATCACCTGGTCGGGCTGCGCCGAGAGCGCCGACAGGGAGATAACGACCGCCGCCGCGCTGGCGTCGCGACTGATCGACGTCGGTCGGGGACGGCCACACGGGTGTTGGCTCCGCAGGCGCAATCACAGGTGCTGCTGCGAAGTGCCAAGGGTCTGGCGTTCGTTGCCCTGCTGGTCCTGACGCCGTTCACCGTCAACAACTTCCTCGAGGGCCGACTCCTGCTCGGCCTCGGGTCAGGTCTCATCGTCGCGCATCTGGCGTTCAACGCCTGGACCATCACCCGCCACGACCGGTACCACCATGGCGCAACGCTGGTCATTCTCGTGCCAGCCCTGATCTTCTTCCTCCACCAGTCGGTGATCATCCAGGGCGTGATCGGGATCTTGTGGTGCTTCCCGGCCGCGGTCTCGTTCTTCTTCATGCTTCCCTGTCGTCAGGCGGCGCTGGCCAACCTGGCCCTGATCGGTGTTGTTGTCCCGACCGCGACGGCCACCCTGGACCCCAGCATCGCCCTGCGGTTCGCGGCGACCCTGATGCTGGTCGTCCTCTTCACCGGGACGTTCGTCAAGTTGCTGATGACGCAGGAGGAGGAGCTGCGGAACCAGGCGGTCACGGACCCCATGACCGGGCTGCTGAACCGGTCGCTGCTGACCAGCACACTGACGGAGGCCATCGAGCGACGTGACCGCCGCGACGATCAGATGACGCTCCTGGCCTTGGACATCGACCACTTCAAGCGGATCAACGACAGCGCCGGCCACGACGTCGGCGACGCCGTCATCCAAGACGTCGCGGCCGTCCTGCGAGAGGGCGTGCGTGACACCGACTCCGCCTTCCGCATCGGCGGGGAGGAGTTCGTGATCCTGATGCCCGCCACCGGTCCCGAGGGCGGCACGGTGGTCGGTGAGCGCCTGCGGTCCCGCATCGAGGCCGAGACCGCCGATGCCCGGTTCCCCGTGACGATCAGCGTCGGCATCGCCGGTGTGGTCGACCGCGACACGCCTGAGGGCTGGCTCAAGCGGACCGACGAGGGCCTCTACGAGGCGAAATCCCAGGGTCGCAACCGCGTCGTGGTGGCCGAGCCGGTCGCTGTCTGA